From Hallerella porci:
TCCGAAGTTCGGTAAGCACCTCCCGAAGGAACTTTCTGAAATCATCGATATGATTCAGGATCGTTTGAACAAGGCTTAATCGCCAACCGTTCGACTTTCGAATGAAAACTCCTTGCTGCGTAAGCAGCGAGGAGTTTTTTTGATGGGAAAATTATTCTGCGGGGAAAATAAATTGGCAAATTTTTAAATTAGGCAAAAAAAGGAATTTTTTATGGCTCAATTTTGCAGATTTTGTAGCGCAGCAATGGAAGATGGCAGCTCTTTTTGTCGGAAATGCGGAAAGAAAGTCGATTTTGCAAGTGCGAATACAACGCAGCAAACTTCGGAACCATTTGCAGAACCGCCGATGATTGGAGAAAAGGATAATTTGATTACCCTTTTACTCGCCATTTTCTTGGGAACTTTGGGAGTGCACCGCTTCTACGAAGGAAAAATTGTGACCGGAATTCTTTGGCTGTTGACTGGCGGATTGCTTAGCGTTGGTTGGATTATCGATATTATTCTCATCGCAGTCCGTTTCGGTTCGCGCGGACGCTACTACCGCGTGTAAATCGGAAACGATAAATTTTCAAAGCGAACTTTCCACAAAGTGTGATGACTTTCGTGGAATTTTTTTTCGAATGCGGTGATGGGATTTTCGGGAGTGAAAATTTCTTCGGAAATGTTTGTGCGGAGTGAAAAATGCTTTGCCGCCAAATTTAATGCAAACGCAAATTCATCGGCGTAAATTTTCCAGTTTGTGCGCAATTCTAACTGCGGCGAAAGTTTGACGAGAGTGGGAAAAATCGGGTGCCCGTG
This genomic window contains:
- a CDS encoding TM2 domain-containing protein: MAQFCRFCSAAMEDGSSFCRKCGKKVDFASANTTQQTSEPFAEPPMIGEKDNLITLLLAIFLGTLGVHRFYEGKIVTGILWLLTGGLLSVGWIIDIILIAVRFGSRGRYYRV